One window from the genome of Candidatus Synechococcus calcipolaris G9 encodes:
- a CDS encoding protein kinase domain-containing protein — protein sequence MQVYCTRPGCPQPHNTFPELDNQRVRRKNPQKFCITCGMPIVLRNRYVAERLLGQGGFGAAYLARDLDTPALRQCVIKQFLPNTTEPAQLAKAQELFEREGAVLEELGQHAQIPDLLAFFELDVDNPQTGKQETFFYLVQEFIDGDTLEQELLSQGSFGENQVLQVFRELLPVLQYVHDRGSIHRDIKLSNIMRQHPEKTKFPGQGQLYLLDFGAVKQVSGPGGTKSGAMTGIYTPHYAPPEQSRGEQVFPSSDLYALAVTCIVLLTGKAPDQLFEAYHNRWNWRSQAAVSDRLADILDKMLHATPSQRFQSANEVLQALAAPTTTSSVPQAPSPPPTPTNSPTVQQPAGTVAPPTTTPRPQPVKPAKPPRVRTPPPPLPIARLLSAAAFTGFEMAALGLVLRGLILEWSLSLSVGAGILGMIFALLVFLQFKGIVEKWEQLAIAIVTGLVIVYVPLLQAGLGGMMALLVCGLGGLITLVIGNIFLVIYTLLSRLF from the coding sequence ATGCAAGTCTATTGCACTCGCCCGGGCTGTCCCCAACCCCATAATACGTTTCCCGAACTGGATAATCAGAGGGTGCGGCGGAAAAATCCGCAGAAATTTTGTATTACTTGTGGCATGCCCATTGTCTTGAGAAATCGCTATGTGGCGGAACGCCTTTTGGGTCAGGGGGGATTTGGGGCAGCCTACCTTGCCCGAGATCTAGATACACCAGCCCTACGTCAGTGTGTCATTAAGCAATTTTTACCCAATACAACGGAGCCGGCCCAACTAGCCAAGGCCCAAGAATTATTTGAACGGGAGGGAGCCGTCCTCGAAGAACTCGGCCAACACGCCCAAATCCCCGATCTGCTTGCTTTTTTTGAGTTGGATGTGGACAATCCCCAGACGGGGAAGCAGGAAACCTTTTTTTATCTTGTTCAAGAGTTTATTGATGGCGATACCCTGGAGCAGGAACTACTGTCCCAAGGCTCCTTTGGGGAAAATCAAGTTTTGCAAGTTTTCAGGGAGCTTTTACCCGTCCTTCAGTATGTCCACGATCGCGGCTCCATTCACCGAGATATTAAACTGTCGAACATCATGCGGCAGCATCCGGAAAAAACGAAGTTTCCTGGACAGGGACAACTCTATCTTCTGGATTTTGGCGCAGTCAAACAGGTTTCTGGCCCCGGTGGAACTAAATCGGGCGCGATGACGGGCATCTATACCCCCCACTATGCACCACCGGAACAGTCCCGGGGGGAGCAGGTATTCCCCAGTTCGGATCTCTATGCCTTGGCGGTCACCTGCATTGTCTTACTGACGGGTAAGGCTCCGGATCAATTGTTTGAGGCCTACCATAACCGCTGGAATTGGCGTAGCCAGGCAGCGGTTAGCGATCGCCTCGCAGATATTTTAGATAAAATGCTCCATGCCACCCCCAGTCAGCGGTTTCAATCTGCCAATGAGGTGCTCCAAGCCCTGGCTGCGCCCACCACAACCAGTTCTGTTCCCCAGGCACCTAGCCCCCCACCCACCCCAACAAATTCACCCACGGTGCAGCAGCCCGCAGGCACGGTCGCTCCGCCTACGACCACCCCCCGACCCCAACCCGTAAAACCAGCCAAACCGCCCCGGGTTCGCACCCCCCCACCGCCCTTGCCCATTGCCAGACTCTTGTCGGCGGCAGCATTTACGGGCTTTGAAATGGCAGCCTTGGGCCTCGTCCTGCGGGGACTGATTCTGGAATGGAGTCTTTCTCTATCCGTGGGGGCTGGTATCCTGGGTATGATCTTTGCTCTCCTAGTCTTTCTTCAGTTCAAGGGCATTGTCGAAAAGTGGGAACAACTGGCGATCGCCATTGTCACAGGTTTAGTCATCGTCTATGTACCTCTACTGCAAGCAGGCCTAGGGGGCATGATGGCATTACTGGTTTGTGGTCTAGGAGGCTTGATTACCCTAGTGATTGGTAATATTTTTCTGGTGATTTATACTCTACTATCGCGGCTATTCTGA